TTAATATGGGGTGTGTCCAGACTAAGCTAGTTACATCTTTAGTTTAACTGAAATTAGCCAAGTTTAAGTTAGTCATGATTAACTTGTCCCATGGCTATGTATGGGACTAAAGCACAACTAATTTAGTCTGAATCCAGCCCAGTGAAAATAAGAGGAAAATGCTGACAGAGGGTTTCTTTGACACTTCTACCACATGGTGAAGAAACAGCCAACTTCtcactttaaaatttaaatctaTATGCAGTGCAAATGGCTGTAGTGAAAACTTCTATAAATCTTCCAGCTATATGCACAGTTCTTTCCTGTGCACCAATCAGGTTTTTCTGAATTGTAGCTGTTAAGAGACAAATGCAGTAGTCAAATGTTTTACTTCAGAGGCTTTTTAGAGTATCCTTCCACATGGTATGGGAAGCAAATCAGATAGCCCAGCACAAGGAAGTAAATCAGAATTGTGATCTTCACCGACAGTTCATTACTCTGGGGGTAAACATGACATTTTGTTTAGATAAGCTATCAGGCTGAtgtgcagattttttaaattaaaaaaaatacaatcagTTTACTTTACAAAAATTCATAGTGGATGTAGTGGAATAAAGTAGCTCTTgctcaaaaaacaaacacaccagtGAGACTGGTTGGTTTGGGTACTTAGGGTCATGTTTTCTTTGTATGTTTAGTGTGAAAGATGTCCACTGTAGTTTCATGACATGGTCTCAAATCAAAATCACAGTATCCAAGGCAAAAACGACCCTGTGGAAAACAAATTATTCTACAATTAAGTCATTCAGCAattcaaatttattttaaaatttatatttttctattCAGTTCCCACCTGTGGTTTCTTAAAATAATCAAGGCCTCTTCCAATTTTAATCATCCATCCATTGTTGAATCTGTGTGTTAAATGCAAAAAAGAGAAGTGCTCCCTCAAAAATATAGAAACTAGACATATGTAAGGTTaacaagagaaagaaaataatttcACAGCACTCTTAATATGTAAAAAGCTCAGGGAGCACAATGAGCAAAGAACAGATGATAGTTGGCAATTTCAATCTTTGCAACTTTCAAGTTGTTCCAATTGAGTTAACAACGATGTTCATAGCAGGGCATGGTCTTAATTTGCAACATGGAGGAGTGATGCAAGTGTCAGCCCTTTCCCATACAAATACCATTTCACATGAAGCAGACACTCCAATAGAAGCCtaagggggaggggggtggagaataTATGAAGTAGGCCATCTTTGCCTCTCCATGGCATGCAAAGTTGAAACGAACAGTTACCTGCTAAATATATATTAACCGCAGGTGTGCATATAAATATTTTGACTGCTCTTCCCATCATTTGACTTGCTGTAGTAATTTTTGttcagcagcaggcaggcagggggacaaGTGGTAATTTGAACAGTTGGCAGGAGACACCACTGCTAAATACTCTTAAAAGTTAACAAATTTCCAGAACCTGAACTGACAACTCTAAGGTTTGAAGATAAACCTAGGCTGCAATTCCAACCATGTTTACTCAAATGTAAACCCCACTGGattcagcggggcttacttccaggtaagtggaatTAGGATAACAGTCTTAGTAATCAATTATATGGGCGATAGCCACCGTTAGTCATTCTCAGGGTTGAGCTGCTGGAATAAATGTTATCAATTGATTTCAACGGATATGCTATCATTATGATTTAGTTGATTATCACCACCTGTATCTTAGACAATGTGGAACATTTTATGCACATGTCACCAACCTAATTTCTCGATCGTGTATTGACGGAGAGTATGATACATCCAGAGTAACGCCAAAATCTTTCAGGGATTGTTGTATCTCTTCCAGGATAGTCATTTGTTGACTCTTTTCATTGCCCTGTAAAGATTTGTTTGCTTTACAAATCAAATAAAGATAATGGCCGACATACTGTAAATTCATATTGGTCGTATTTCTCAGAATGAATAAGCCTCTTCAATATTTTCACTTTTACTAATGCAGATACTCAAATTTAACGTTAATCATAATTCCTGCAAAGTATCTTACAAAATGGAATGTGTATGTTTGGTAGATAGTAAAAGTTAAGAGGCTAGATGTCATAGGACAAAAGATGAAAACACCACACACCAAACCAAGCCCCACCTACACACACTTCTATGGATTCAAACTAAGACTTGCGATGAAGTCCATAAAAGATTATTCACACGTTTTTTAAAAACTAGACTACTAGCTCTCCAAACACAGTTAAATTATGTCATTTGTAGCACTGATGGCTTGAAAGAAGAACCACCCTGTTGTAAAAAACATGTTTTGCATGAATATCATCCCAGGTTCAATTTTTCACATCTCCAGGAAGGCTGAGAAACGACTTGAAACATTCAAGAGTCTGGCTAATCAATAGACAGTATCAAGCAATCGTCTAAatcagtataaagcagtttcctttaTTATAATTACCTAAAtttaattactattatttaaatttgtataccgctcttcatccacagatctcagggcggttcacaacataatttTCTTCTAATTAACATTCTCTTCTAATTAATAAAAACGTCTTATTTCCCTATTGTTAGTAAACACAGGTAATTTGATGAGTGGCTATTCGCAAGCCTCCTCTTACCCTAAAACAATCTCCCCAGTACAAAAAGTGTCTACTTTTAGGTGCAAAATATAACAATCTTTTCCATCTTGTTTCCCTCACTATTGAGTTGTTGAAGATATCTGTCAGAAATAGACCGGTATcctcagaaagaaaaaagatagcATATTAATTTCAGACCCATTCTGAATCCAGAatacaatggtgcctcgcaagatgaaaagaatccgttccgcgagtctcttcgtcttgcggttttttcgtcttgcgaagcaagcccattagcggcttagcgctattagcggcttagcgggctagctgttaagcggcttagcgatcagctgtttagcggcttagcggatcagctgataagcggcttagtggatcagctgataagcggcctagcggcttgggaaaagggggggggaggaaaaaaaccctgcaggaactcgcaagacattttcgtcttgcaaagcaagcccataggaaattcgttttgcgaagcaactccaaaacggaaaaccctttcgtctagcgggttttccgtcttgcgaggcattcgtcttgcggggcaccactgtatattattactGTTAGCAAAATGTTAACTGAAAAATGCATTGGCAAAAGCAAATCCTTTTTTTACTTTTGCCATGGCAATTACAGTAACTGCTTAACTTCAGTAAGTACAACTTTATATGGACAACACTGCAACCCTATGCATTTCATATTTAAGAGTGTTTGGAGAGCTGGTAGTCtagctgttgctgttattatcattatcatcatcatcatcatctactcaAAAGCAAGTATCACTGAATTCCTTGGGACACAATCCAAGTAAGTGGACTGCAGTCAGGGTAAAATACTTACTTCATCATGAGAAGTAAGAAGATGTATAGTTTTCACTTTGCATGGTCCTTTAACAAGCATTTCACAGAATCTTAAGAAGTTGTACAactgtaaataagtaaataagattAATTTTTTAGATGGAAAAGAAGAAATCATTTTGAGTATATAAATCAAACATGTCTTACCTGATGGACTTGCCTAATGTAAGGGTCCTCAACCCAAACCTCTGTAACAGTTTCATTAAGATATTCTTGGAACAGTTTTTCATAGCTGAAACCTTTTGAATTTTCTtctattttaatttgtttgtgGTATTTTCCatctaaaaagaagaaaacttttcactttgaaaaaaaaatgcagtatggAATCtttcaatgaaaaaaaaaatacaatatataattcCACAGCCATAATAATGAAACTTACATTACAGCTTcataccttctttctctttctcaatATATTTCTTAATCTCTTCTGCCCTGTCCATGTAACTTGTTATTTTGTCTCTGTAATGAGCCTTTTTCTTCTGATCTTTTGTTGCTGAAAACAGAATACAAGATGCAGAAAGACAATGAAAAAAATAGTTCACCAACTCCCTTCCTTTCACTTTAAATTTAAGACCTGCATGCAGACAACAGGGGAACTGACTGGTACCCAACTCTCATGacaagccctttagatatttgaagatggctatcattatcttctctttcccagattaAACATACCCATTTCCCTCAACCGTtcttcatcaggcttggtttccaggcccctCATTATCTTGTTCACCCTTCTAAAGGACCATAGACTAAAGGGTTATGAAtacctggccacatgacccggaagctgtacgccggctccctcagccgataaagcgagacgagcgccgcaacgccagagtcggtcacaactcaacctaatggtcaggggtccctttacctttaaggtactgggcccaattcaaagtcccggttttgacctataaagctttaaatggctcaggaccgcaatacgtcaaggaccacctctttccagatgaacctacccagaccctgagatcatctgaggccctattttgtgtgcctcctccacaagaggtctggagggtggcaacacgagaatgggcctttttggCAGTGGCTCCTTgtccctctttaaccaggcctttggctgattggcatccaatgccattttaaaatgtgttggggaggatggaggttattgggttgtttttattttgattatgtattttgtgtttttatattgtgattttaataataataataataataataataataataataataataattttttattatttataccccgcccatctggctgggtttccccagccactctgggtggcttccaacagaatattaaaatacaataacctattaaacattaaaagcttccctgtaaCCACCctaagacctgcaggtatagaagaatgaatacaaaaacttatggaatatgcagaaatggcgaaacttaccggaagaataaggaatcaagataacaaatcttttataaaagaatggaaatggtttcttgAAAATTTATAGATAAgtaataaacagataaaaacattggaagGATTATTGTAAcatcctgcagttttataagagtatatatgtAAAGAAGatgaatgagtaaattaagttaatttggctacgcagaagatattaaaaacaaattaaggaacccagaaagaaggggaaggaagtcaaggtttgaaatgtcaaaatgatagtaaaattagtgaaatgtataaatttgaaaagtatgaatgaaaaataagacctgcgggtatagggcagtatataaacctgataataagtatttttaaaaattaaaaatctacaTATTATTTCATAAGCAGGGTGttcctaaacaaaacaaaataaaaaaataccttccagtagcaccttatgagaccaactaagttagttactggtatgagctttcgtgtgcatgcacacttcttcagatactcattTACAAACAGCGCAGGATGACTTTATTTAAACAGATAATGGGCTCCACGATCCCATACGCATTTCCTCGGAAGTCACACAGGTTCCCAAGGGACTTGCTCCGAGCGCACCCAGGACTTTGCCGCACTCTGCCTTCAGACCGCATCTAACAGGGAAATCCACCTGCAGGGAGCGACGGGGAGGAAGAAAAAGTCTCACCTTTGAGGACCCGCATCAGGAGGTCAATCCCTTCCTGATAGCAAACAAGGGACTCCTGGAAGCGAGAAGCCGAGTCCAGCTCCACCGCCCGCTTCAGCACCAGCACCGCCGGGTCTTCCATGGCCGCTGGGAAAGCACGGCGTCGGGGTCCTCGCTTAGCAGGGCGATTCGCCGCCGTAATGGGGGGAGAGGGGCAAGCCTCCGGGAGACACCAGTCCCCAAGGCGACCCAAGCAAACCTGTAACTAGCAGGATTCCACGCCCGCCGCCTGTCACGTGATTCCTGAGAACTGGAAACCGAAAGGTAGCGCGCCCAGCGGGCGGAAGAGCGCGCCCATAGAGATGCGATCTTCCTAGACTTTCCTTTTCCTTCGGACGCATCCGCTTcctagagaggaggaggaggaggaggaggaggaggacgcggCGCTGACGTTGATTGGTCGAGCCGAGCGACGTCCTTGCCTCGCTTAGAACGCTGGGGGAGTGAGGCCGGTGGTTTCAACATGGCGGCGTTGCTGGGCAGAGTTGCGGGCGGGAACCCTTTTGCTGCCTGGCAGGTGAGGGAcgcggggaaagggggggggggacctattgTGCTGTCCTGCGCGTCGATAACCGCACTTTGGCCCCGTGGTGTGTTATTTagtgaagattcctgcattgcaggcggttgggctagaacatgggtaggcaacctaaaagtagaatgtgtccttttatttaaaatgcatctctgggtgatttgtggtgTATAGGatttcgttcatcccccccccccaaaaaaaaaatatagtccggctcaccgcatggtctgagggatagtggacctgcccatggctgaaaaaggttgctgacccctgggctagatggaaCTCCgagatcccttccagttctatgattctatgaatgcttcAAGTTTCCGTATTCCTTGGTGTTGGCGGCCGccatttagccccccccccccccccccaatttgatgGTGCCAATGTCAGGTTTTGATTTTGGAAAATGTTGGTAGTAATTAGCACGGATGTGCTTCTGAACATCTACAAGGTGTCATTTCTCTTCCTGCTCTGTCCAGGGAGAACGCTAtccaaatatatatgtatatgggaCATGACTTTTGACCCCATGTGACCTCTCATTTCATtaactgttgtttttttctgggcTTCTTCCTCATATTGCAttgtaagaaaaaaaaatgtttgataacctgacttttttaaaaaagcaaacaaacaaaaaatgtcaTATTAGTGTCTAATAATAATGTCAGTAATTGTGGATTTGCTTGCTATTAGGGTTAGTATTGGAAGTGCACTTGAAGAACCAAAAAAATGATAAAGGAATTAGTAGATTATAACTTGTAGTTAGCCTATGCAATAAAATATTGTCTTTCCTTCCTGCTCCAGAGTCTTGCAAAATACAGAGTGGAATCAATCACCTGGATCAGGCAGAAATTTACAAGGTCAAGAATTCCCGAATCGGTAAGCTTTGTGTTGTGGGGATGCGGaattaatatttcattttctttcatttatttattttcataaaatatgccttttttcattttgtcacTTAAGTAGAGAAAGCGATTACAGACCTCGAAAAAGGACAAATAGAATAAGCGAAAGGATAAGAgagaaaagtaaacaatacagtggtacctcggtttaagaatagtcctgtttacgaacgatttggtttacgaactccgcaaaactggaggtagtgtcctggtttgcaaactttacctcagtctaagatcggaatccaaatggtggaagggcaccagcggcgggaggcctcattagggaaagcacgccttggtttaagactggttttggtttaagaacggacttccagaacggattaagttggtaaaccgaggtaccactgtacagtggagctACAGATAGTTAGCGTCTCATACCTTTTGGGAGGAAGCATCTCAAAGCTAAATTGTAAAATGTCATACAAATATTATATGAGATATTCCAAGAATCATTGACCAGTATGTCTGCCTtaccacataccgtatttttcgcaccatagggcgcacctgaccatagggcacacctagtttttagacgaggaaaacacacacaaaaatattctgaatcaatgttgcactaaactatttaaagcagcaaagcgggcggCTCCTGttcgctttgctgctttaaatcgagcctcagaggagggtaggaaggggaaccatggcttatctaagtccagttaataatgctgagccagACTTATGGCCATCGAGATTAGCCTGGCGGTCTCAGTGGAAAtctggggaggctgaggtggactTTCCAGTTGTCAAAGTGTGGTTGTGTCTTCCTGCCTGGCATCtatttcctgccctctttcccccctgcacccccacaccCTGCTTCGAGGGAAGGAAGCGGAGCCATGaatcctctgctcacaactgcagtgGATTCCCTccactttgaagcaggaaagtgggagaggagctgcttacacgaatgtaagctgctcccctcccactttgctgcttcaaagggagcccaggAGGAGGGAATCCtctgcagccgcaagcagaggatccatggtccccttccttccctcttccgtgattgctttgaagcaggaaagtgggagaggagctgcttacacgagtgtaagctgctcccctcccactttgctgcttcaaagggagcccgggaggagggaattcGCTGCAGCCACGAGCAGCGGAGTATCCATGgtccccttctttccctcctccgtggttgctttgaagcaggaaggtgggagaggagctgcttacacgattcccccacctcccgcaaaaccggtaGAAGCCgccagctctttaaaggggctgcgcgtcttctcctgggttttctgggaggtgggagaagggactgatgcagccagtcagtcccttctccctcctggggaaaagtccgcaagagcgcacgaagcttgtgtgcggctcttgggggctttccccgcctgcctcccccctgcattcgctccataggacgcacacacattttcccttgctttttaggagggaaaaagtgcgtcctatggtgcgaaaaatacggtatatttacaTATCAAATTCTCTTGTAAAAAAACTTCTTCAGGTCCATGTTCTACTGTTTACAATTCATTTATATGCATGTTACTCAGAAGTTTCAttgtattcagtggggcttaaccCCCAGGTAAGTGTACAGTACATAGAATTTAAATGTAGATGTGCtacacatagaatcacagaattgtagagttggaagagatcccaaaggtcatcaagtccaactctGTGCAGGAATCAGAGCTGAAGAAtcgctggcagatggccatccaacctctctttagaaacctgcaatgaaggagtGTCCAACGTTAGTGATACTCAGAATAGGAGCACTGAAAGAAATActcaagtccattgatttcaaagggtctactctgagtatcacTAATATTGGATAGCACCATATACCAATGAAAGGTATAGTTTAAGAACCAAAAATtaatagaggggaaaataccaaTATTGTGCTTCATCTCTTTTTGTCATcttctaataaaaaataaatggatcaggaaaaaatacaaatagtATAATTCATTCCTTTTTAGCTCACACATATTTTAGTACAGTATCATTTTGCTAAAAAAAAGTATTGATACAGACTTATTCCTCTGCTGTCTTCAACTACTTTGCTACAAATTACCTTTTTACAACTACTGATATAGTATACTATTCAGCTAATGATAACTGTATCACTGAAGCCTGCTTTTGTTGAATTTATTTTAGGTATTTCAGCCGCGGCCTGGTGATCATGAAAAATATGGGGGTGATCCACAGCAGCCCCATAAACTGCACCTTGTGACCAGAGTCAGAAGTGGAAGAAGGCGTCCTTATTGGGAAAAAGAGATCATCAAATCTCTTGGATTGGAAAAAGTATAAAATACATTAGCATTTTGCGGGGACGCTctgttatattatatatattatattatagggGGAAAGCCCAGTAAATAATTATCTCTCTCTGGCATTAAAACATACAGCCCAATCCTACACATGTTTATTCAGATATGTCCCACTATATTAGATAAGACTTGCTCCTTGGTAAATTTACACAGGTTTGGAGTCTTTCAGAGATCAAGGGTAGAACAACTTCAGCTCAGGGCAAGGGCAAGGTATTAAATTAAATGATCTGCTGAGTCCCTTTGCAGTCTCTTGTGGAAGATCCACATTAGTTAACGGTAAATCGTTAAAAATGGGTTTGATATCTGTTGCCTTTATATTCAGTTTATATTCAGTATCTAACAAAGGCGCCAGCCAAACCTTCCTGATCAGAGCAGAATGAGGTAGGAACTCTCACCAATGGCTCCCTAATGCCTGCTCTGACATGCTACAGCAGTGCAATCTTCTAcattgggaggagaggggagccCAGAAGTGCACTCATAGCAGCTTCTGTTTATCTTTGGGTCGGGGGTGGGCAGTTGGAACTACCTGGGAGAGTGGGGTGGAGGTTGCCTAGCAACTTTCCAAAAACCCAGCTGAGGCATTCCATGTCTGTGCATCATTATGCATCATTATCCTGTTCTCAGCTTGTAAATCACTTGTTAGATATCCATGAAAAAGCAGTTTCAAAGCCATACTAGGTATATTTTGTTGTGCAACCAGTTGCCTGAGAGCATGTGGGAACATACATTCACATTCTGCCATGCAAGACAAGTAGATGCTTTGCATCTGGATGTCTTGCCGCAGTGCATATAAGCAGCCGCAGTTGGAAGCTTGTCCCTGATTAAGTAAAGGAATCTACACATGAAAGCCTGGTTTTGAGTGTGGTTCTCTCTTGCTGAGGAGGGGTGTAGAGATCCAATCAGAATTTTTAGCAGTCAGTTAATTCATCTTAGTTCACCCCTTTATCTAAGTGGTTGCTATTTATCACAATTTTGACATTCTAAATATGGTAGCACATATACAGTGTACCATGAACTTTAGCAGAAATGATCCTGTACTAAAATATGTGTGAGCTAAAAAGGAATGAattatactgtatttattttcccctgaaccattaatttttttattagaggATGACAAGAAGAGATGAAGTATAATACTGATATTTCCTCCTATATTAATCTTTGGTTCTTAAACTATACCTTTCATTGGCATAGGGTGCTATCCAGTATTAGACTCAGGGTagaccctttgaaatcaatggactttttCAGTGCTCCTACTCTGAGTATTGCTAACACTGGATACcaccttttgtatttttattaaattttcatggATGAATTCACCTTTTTAGGCTCTCACAGAATGAAGGACAATATATGTGAATAATATAAATCACCAAGTAATGCAATAACAGCCAATGTAATGCTAATCAGATGTTGTTATCAAGGATAACACCTGTTATCCATGACCTCTGGCTAgtcttgctggagctgatggaaactggagttCAACTAGATGATCTGCAGGGTattacattggctacccctgaagTAATGCAGGATTGTCAGTTATATTTTAAGAATAGCACACTCACTGCAACTACTACTGcaagctctctgtgtgtgtatgcaatcATGTGTTTGGAACTGAACTTTTCTGTGAAAGTGAACTTTTCTATAAAATCTGCTTATCTACAGAGATATGAGCTAAGAGTGCATAAAAACAT
The sequence above is a segment of the Podarcis muralis chromosome 4, rPodMur119.hap1.1, whole genome shotgun sequence genome. Coding sequences within it:
- the MITD1 gene encoding MIT domain-containing protein 1 isoform X2, which codes for MEDPAVLVLKRAVELDSASRFQESLVCYQEGIDLLMRVLKATKDQKKKAHYRDKITSYMDRAEEIKKYIEKEKEDGKYHKQIKIEENSKGFSYEKLFQEYLNETVTEVWVEDPYIRQVHQGNEKSQQMTILEEIQQSLKDFGVTLDVSYSPSIHDREIRFNNGWMIKIGRGLDYFKKPQGRFCLGYCDFDLRPCHETTVDIFHTKHTKKT
- the MITD1 gene encoding MIT domain-containing protein 1 isoform X1, with product MEDPAVLVLKRAVELDSASRFQESLVCYQEGIDLLMRVLKATKDQKKKAHYRDKITSYMDRAEEIKKYIEKEKEDGKYHKQIKIEENSKGFSYEKLFQEYLNETVTEVWVEDPYIRQVHQLYNFLRFCEMLVKGPCKVKTIHLLTSHDEGNEKSQQMTILEEIQQSLKDFGVTLDVSYSPSIHDREIRFNNGWMIKIGRGLDYFKKPQGRFCLGYCDFDLRPCHETTVDIFHTKHTKKT
- the MITD1 gene encoding MIT domain-containing protein 1 isoform X3 is translated as MEDPAVLVLKRAVELDSASRFQESLVCYQEGIDLLMRVLKATKDQKKKAHYRDKITSYMDRAEEIKKYIEKEKEDGKYHKQIKIEENSKGFSYEKLFQEYLNETVTEVWVEDPYIRQVHQLYNFLRFCEMLVKGPCKVKTIHLLTSHDEGNEKSQQMTILEEIQQSLKDFGVTLDVSYSPSIHDREIRVVFALDTVILI
- the MRPL30 gene encoding large ribosomal subunit protein uL30m, translating into MAALLGRVAGGNPFAAWQSLAKYRVESITWIRQKFTRSRIPESVFQPRPGDHEKYGGDPQQPHKLHLVTRVRSGRRRPYWEKEIIKSLGLEKRYELRVHKNIPSVNEKLKVIKHLISIKPLKLPYGIPSEEEMSDTFINCAGELIIRRRLKEPEQKKIDAL